In Candidatus Electrothrix scaldis, the genomic window AGCGTGCAGCTGCCCCGATTCCGATGATCGGAATTTTGACCGCAACGCGAAGGGAGAACAGTTCGTTATCCATACTGCTAAAAAAGGGGGCAGCCTCGGTGCCATTCCAGGCCTTGCGACCGAGATAGTCGAGAATAATCCCTTCGATGGTTTTTTCCGCTTCTGTCACCACCTGCCGACAGAGCGACTCGACATCCATGTCCAGGGAGGCTGCTAAGGCTCGTGCCCCGTGTTCGGCCTGTTTTTTGCTACCGATGTGCAGTTTGCCGAGAACGTGCAGGGCATCCGTGGGGGTGAAGCCCGCCATTCGCACCTGCTGGAGATAGGCCAGGCGTTCCAGCCGTTTTTCTAGAAGAATTCCTGATAGGCCGGTTTGTTGCGTGAGAACTTCTAGGTTGGCGGGACCATGTTCCCGGAGGCAGAAAAGTATTTCATCTTCGCTGACGATTTCTTCGTTCAGGCCTTCCACTGGTAGAACCACGGCGTTGCGCATGCCACAGCCCAGCCATTGCTCGGGATCAGGCATATTTTCGGTCATGCAGAGGGGCTGAACCCGGGTGGCTTCCAGGCGAATTTTCGCTCTGCGGTTGCAGCTGTTCCCTTGTTCGAGAGAACAGTCATAATCTGAAGAGCAGATGACATGAGCGTCTCCGCCACCAGCTGCCGTGTACATGTCAATGGCCTCCACATGAGTTCGCCATTGGCCAATTCGGCAGCCTTCATTGCTCAGGACCGGATATCCGTCCCGGATCATGCAGACATCAGTGGTTGTGCCTCCTACATCAACGATCAGGGCGGTGGGCTCGCCAGCTGTGCAACCAAAACGGGCTGTGGCTGCAGGACCACTGGCCATAGTGATTGCCGCCCGACGAACCGCTGTGTCTAAGCCAACACCTTTGCCGTTTCCGCAGATAATGGTGACCGGGCAGTTTAATCCCGCATTGAGCATGGACGTTTTCACTGAAGAGAGAAAACTGACCATAAGGGGCATAAGTTTAGCATGCAAACAGGCTGTGGCTGCCCGTGCCTGCATGCCCGGATTATCACTGACCTGGTGAGAACAAAAAACTGGCTTGGGGTCAATCATGGTGATGGCTTCTTCAGCCACCAGCTCATGGGTGGGGTTCTTGATGGACATGCCGCCACAGACTGCGTAGCTATCCACTTCGTCCTTGAGGCCGTGGACCGAATCAACCAGCCCTTCAATATCCAGTGGCTCATCTTCTTCGCCGGTGATCTTGTGACCGCCTTTGAGGAAGATGTTGGCTGTAATGGGTAGTTTAAAATGACGAACATAGCCGAAGACCAGTAATCCCACCCGGGCCCCCCGATCTTCGACCACGGCATTGGTTGCCAGGGTTGTGGAGACGGAAAGCCCTATGATATCTTCAGGAACAACATCTGTTGCTAGGAGTCGCTGTAGGACTCGGCCAACACCTATGCCTAGATTATGGTGGGTTGTTGGCTCTTTAACAGCATGCACGACCTCCAAGGTTTTGTCATCAATGAGGACCCCGTCTGTGCAGGTCCCTCCGGTATCTATACCGATACGATAGCAACGCACGTATTCTCTTACCAGCTTGCCCATTTTACTTAAGGAATTAGGAATAATAGTTGAAATTAAGAAGAGTTGATATGATTTGTCCTATAGTAAACCAGGAGGATTGGATTGTCCAGCACGTACTGAAAGGGGTATGGCAACTGTTTGTTGACAAAAAAGTTTCGCTTCTGTTACCGTGCAATAAGGCAAAGGTAAGAGCCCGCTGTGTTCGCAGTTTAGGTTGCGTTGCTTTACGATGTGCTTATCAAGGTGTGCAGGAGCGGTGAGTCGAGCTGGGCATAGGTTTTTGAGAGACTTGAGATGTTCTAAGCCATGCTTTGATATTGCATGGAAAATATAGGGAGAGAGGGAAAATCCCTTTTGGTTCATTTTTTTTTATAGTAATTTGTAGTAGAATAAAAAAACATCGTCTGGCAAAAGCGTTGGGAAATGTGTGGGTGATTCCCATGTAATTTTAAGGCACAGATTTTTTGCTGAGTACTTTTTCGATGCCTTCCTTGTAAGAATTAGTGCATGGGGCGGCATCATCCGTCATGAGTCATTTGATAACATGATAGAGTGTTATCGGAAAAAGTAATTTTATAATCTTATCCTTGTGACCGGAAATTTTTTCCTGAGATATTATGGCAAATAAAGCAACGGACTCCAAAGCGCCGCAGAAAGCCTCTTTGAAACGAACGGTTAAAGATCAGTCAGGGGCGAGCAAACTTAAGATCGGTGAATTGCTGCAAAAGGCGGGCTATATCACCGTTGCAGAGTTCAATAATGCCAAGGCGATTAGTAAACAAACTGGCTACAGATTAGGGAAAATTCTGGTAGAAAATGGGACCATTGAATCGGATACGATCCCTAACTTTCTCAGCAGGCAGCATAATTACACCCTAGTGAATATTGCTGAGGAGCCGCCAAGCCCTGACGCAGTAAAGCTGGTCCCCTATGAGACTGCTAAAAAATATCTTGCTTTTCCAATGAGAATTGCCGGTGATACCTTACAGGTCACCATGGCGGAGCCGACGGACTCCCTCGAAGTGGAAGAACTGCAGAATGCGGTAAAAAAAGGACTTGATGTCTGCGTTTCCACTGCAAAGGATATTATTGAGGCCTATAAGAAATATTATAATATCAGTGAGGAGGAGTATAAATCTTTTTTTGCTGACGATGCGGACGAGGAGGTCCAGGTTGAGCAGGTTGAGGACTGGGGGGCCTTGGTTTCCGACGTTGCTGATGAGTTTGAATTTGAAGATAGCAGTGACGAGGACGAAGGCATTGCGGGTCAGTTTTCCGCCAATGATGCGCCGATTATCAAGTTGGTTAACGGCATCCTGGTCAAGGCTGTACAGGACGGGGTTAGTGATATTCATATAGAACCCTTTGA contains:
- a CDS encoding hydantoinase/oxoprolinase family protein, with the protein product MRCYRIGIDTGGTCTDGVLIDDKTLEVVHAVKEPTTHHNLGIGVGRVLQRLLATDVVPEDIIGLSVSTTLATNAVVEDRGARVGLLVFGYVRHFKLPITANIFLKGGHKITGEEDEPLDIEGLVDSVHGLKDEVDSYAVCGGMSIKNPTHELVAEEAITMIDPKPVFCSHQVSDNPGMQARAATACLHAKLMPLMVSFLSSVKTSMLNAGLNCPVTIICGNGKGVGLDTAVRRAAITMASGPAATARFGCTAGEPTALIVDVGGTTTDVCMIRDGYPVLSNEGCRIGQWRTHVEAIDMYTAAGGGDAHVICSSDYDCSLEQGNSCNRRAKIRLEATRVQPLCMTENMPDPEQWLGCGMRNAVVLPVEGLNEEIVSEDEILFCLREHGPANLEVLTQQTGLSGILLEKRLERLAYLQQVRMAGFTPTDALHVLGKLHIGSKKQAEHGARALAASLDMDVESLCRQVVTEAEKTIEGIILDYLGRKAWNGTEAAPFFSSMDNELFSLRVAVKIPIIGIGAAARYFLPAVAKRLHTTVRFPDHYEVGNATGAALIDREKDQDNFAF